The following DNA comes from Cellulophaga sp. HaHa_2_95.
CAATTCCTTTTTCGCTAAAAGAAACCTTTGCCTTATCTAAATCAAGTTGGTCTATTGCGGGTACACGCCCAGCGGTATTAAAGACAATATTTGCCTTAATGTGCTTAATTGTATCTTCATGCTCATAATAAACTTTAAACTTATTTTTTCCTTTTTTCAACTTATTAACTTTCGCATTAAATAAAAATTTAATCCCTATTTTTTCAGAATAAGTAACCAAGGTATCTACTAAGTCAGGATCAAAACCTTGTAATGGTCTTTCATGAGAATGAATAACAGTCACCTTTGCTCCTGCTCTTGCCGCCATGTGAGCAAATTCCATTCCTATATATCCTCCGCCAACAAATACTAAATGCTCTGGAAGCTTTTTCAAATTAAGAAAGTCCCCACTGGTCTTCAGTAATGCAGCACCATCTATAGGTAATTCAATAGGCTTCAGTCCTGTAGCTATAACAAATTTATCGGCTTCAATAATTTCATCGCCTACCGTAATCGTTGTTTCTGATAGAAAAGAAGCTGCACCCGAAAAAACAGTAATCCCCAACTCTTTCAAGCTGTCCTTTGAAGCCTTAGGAATGGGTTTCGTAAAGGTCTTTTTAAATTTTTGCATATCACTCCAAAGTAGTTTGGGTAACTTTACAATCCCATTTCCATTCATATGTTTAGCAAATTCTAAAACTTCTGTCGATGCTAAAAGCGCTTTTTTTGGATCACAACCACGCAATGGGCAGGTACCGCCATAATCACGGCGTTCAGTGATTGCCACACTCATTCCTGCTTCCGCACATGACTTTGCTACAGCTTGCCCTGCACTACCACCTCCTATTACAAATACATCAAATTTCTTGTTTGCCATCATCTTAATTTTATAGAGCTACCAAGTTCTGCACTTTTTGAGACAAAAAGTGATTCATATTGATTAAAAATGAACGCAATGCATTTACGAGGTATGTTTATATTTGCACAAAAGTTTTAAGTTGAGCCAAAAAATCATTCAACAACTCTACGAACAGTCTCCGCAATTGCAGAAACTGCGCACTGCTATTTCCAATTTTGAACATACAAAAGGTACTATCAACATAAAAGGTCTCATAGGATCTTCCTTATCGTTTGTGTTAACCGATGCTTTTAAGACTGCAAAGCAGCCTTTTCTTTTAATTTTTAACGACAAAGAAGAAGCGGCATATCATTTGAACGATCTGGAACAAATGATTGGTGAAAAAGATGTGCTATTCTATCCGGGAAGCTACCGTAGACCCTATCAAATTGAAGAAACAGACAATGCAAATGTTTTGCTACGTGCCGAAGTTTTAAACCGGATTAATTCGCGTAAGAAACCCGCAGTTATTGTTACGTATCCAGACGCCCTATTTGAAAAAGTCGTCACTAGAAGAGAGTTAGATAAAAACACGTTAAAAATAAAAATTGAAGATTCATTATCGCTCGATTTTTTAAACGAAGTGCTCTTCGAATATAAATTTAAACGAGTAGATTTTGTCACAGAGCCAGGAGAATTTTCTGTTCGTGGGGGAATCGTAGATGTATTCTCTTTTTCTAATGATGAACCCTACCGTTTAGAATTTTTTGGTGATGAAGTAGAAAGCATCAGAACCTTTGATGTAGAAACACAACTTTCGCTTGAAAAATTAAACAAGATTACCATTATCCCTAATGTAGAAAACAAATTTTTAGATGAATCTAGAGAGAGTTTTCTTCAATATATAGCATCAAACACTTTAATTTTTAACAGTGATATTGATATTTTACTAGACCGCTTAGATTCTTTTTTCGAGAAAGCCACAGAAGCTTTCAGCAAGCTCTCTACAGAAATTAAACATGCAGAACCAAAAGCCCTATTTGTAGATTCTACCTTATTTAAAAAAGAATTAGAGGCTTTTAGTTTAATTATTGGCGGCAACCCTTCGCAAAAAAGTATCCAAGAAGAAATTCAATTCAACACAAGACCTCAGCCTTCTTTCAATAAAAAGTTCGATTTACTTATTGAAAGTTTAAACGAACAAGAAAAAGCTGGGTTTACTAATTATATTTTTTGCTCCACAGAACAACAAGCGCAACGTTTTCATGATATTTTTGATGAAGTTGGAAAAAAAGTACATTACAAAACAGTAGTCTATTCTCTTTTTCAAGGTTTTATAGATGTCGATTTAAAAATAACCTGTTTTACAGATCATCAAATTTTTGAGCGCTACCATAAGTTTCATGTTAAAAATGGCTATTCTAAGAAACAAGCCATTACACTTAAAGAACTTACTCGTTTAGATATTGGCGACTATGTAACCCACATGGATCATGGTGTTGGAAAATTTGGAGGCTTACAAAAAATAGATGTAGAAGGTAAAAAACAAGAGGCGATAAAATTGGTGTATGGCGAGCGTGATATATTGTATGTCAGCATTCATTCCCTGCATAAAATATCTAAGTTCACTGGCAAAGATGGTACGCCTCCAAAAATATACAAACTTGGTTCTGGTGCTTGGAAAAAAGTAAAAGAAAAAGCGAAGTCTAGAGTTAAGAAAATTGCATTTGATTTAATACAAGTCTATGCCAAACGTAGATCAGAAAAAGGATTTCAATATGCTCCTGATGGCTATTTACAACACGAATTAGAAGCTTCTTTCATTTACGAAGACACGCCAGACCAGAGTAAAGCTACTGAAGACATTAAGCGCGATATGGAAAGTGAGCGACCAATGGATCGCTTAATTTGTGGGGATGTAGGTTTTGGAAAAACAGAGGTTGCTATCAGAGCTGCCTTTAAAGCGGTAGCAAATGGCAAACAAGTAGCCGTTCTAGTACCCACCACTATTCTTGCATTTCAGCACAGCAGAACATTCAGCGAACGTCTAAAAGATATGCCGGTAACGGTAGATTATTTAAACAGATTTAGAACTGCTAAAGAGAAAAAAGAAACACTTGAAAAATTAGCTGACGGTAAAGTTGATATCATTATAGGTACCCACCAGTTGGTAAATAAAAACGTGAGATTTAAAGACTTAGGCTTATTAATTGTAGATGAAGAGCAGAAGTTTGGCGTTGCCGTAAAAGATAAATTAAAGTCTATTAAGGAGAATGTAGATGTCTTAACCTTAACGGCCACTCCTATCCCGAGAACGTTACAATTTAGTTTAATGGCCGCTCGTGATTTATCAGTTATAAATACAGCACCACCAAACAGGTATCCTATTCAGAGTGACGTTATCCGTTTTTCTGAAGAGACTATTCGGGATGCAGTGAGTTATGAAATTCAACGTGGAGGACAAGTATTTTTCATCCATAACCGTGTAGAAAACATTAAGGAAGTTGCTGGTTTATTGCAGCGTTTAGTGCCAGATGCCAAAATTGGAATTGGTCACGGCCAAATGGATGGCAAAAAGTTAGAGAGCCTGATGCTCGCTTTTATCAATGGTGAATTTGATGTCTTAGTCTCTACTACCATTATAGAAAGCGGATTAGATGTATCTAATGCCAATACCATTTTTATAAATAATGCCAATAATTTTGGATTAAGCGATTTGCATCAAATGCGTGGTAGAGTTGGGCGTAGTAACAAAAAAGCGTTCTGTTACTTTATTACTCCACCTTACGAAGTCATGACCTCTGATGCCCGCAAACGTATTGAAGCCTTAGAGCAATTTACAGAATTAGGTAGCGGATTTAATATCGCCATGAAAGATTTAGAAATTCGTGGTGCTGGAGATATTCTTGGAGGTGAACAAAGCGGATTTATAAATGATATTGGTTTTGATGCCTATCAAAAAATATTAGCAGAAGCTGTTGATGAACTAAAAGAAAATGAGTTTAAAGATCTATATGAGGAGATTGATGGGCATGAATATGAAAAGGTTTTCGTAAAAGAAACTCAGATTGATGCTGATTTTGAACTGCTATTCCCTGATGATTATATCAATAATATTACAGAGCGTTTAAATTTATATACCGCACTAAATCAAATTACCGATGAAGATGGCTTGAAGAAATTTGAAGTGGACTTAATAGATCGTTTTGGCGAGTTGCCAATTGAAGCAGAGGACTTATTAAATTCTGTTCGTATAAAATGGATAGCTAATGCTATTGGTCTGGAAAAAATTGTCATGAAGCAAGGAAAAATGATAGGCTATTTTATTGCTGACCAGCAATCTGCATTCTATCAAAGCGCTAATTTTACTAGCGTTTTACAATTTGTGCAAGCGCATCCTAAATTATGTAAGATTAAAGAAAAGCAAACTAGAAACGGACTCCGATTACTATTAGTTTTTGAAAACATAAGATCTATAGACAAAGCATATTTAGCCATGCAACCTTTTGAAAAAGAAAATAAATTAGCTTCAAATTAATTATTGGAGTGATTTTTGTAAAATACAAAACATGAAAAAGATTCTTTTACTATTATCAGCGTTCGTCGTCTTAAGCGCAAACGCACAACATACTATATCCGGCACATTTACGCCTGCGGAAGATTATACGTGGCTTATTGCATACCGCATAAAACCTGGCACACAAGCATATTCCGCAGATACAGCCATCCAGTTTGGAAAAGCTACTTTAGCTATGCCAGAAAATGCAGAACCGGGCATGTATCGATTAGTATATGCAGTCCCGCAGGAGGAATATAATTTTGATGTCATCTATAACGGAAAAGAGGATATTGTCTTTACCTTTAATTCAGATGATGGTGCAACTTACACCAACTCTGTAGAGAATAGTACTTTGAGTGACTATCTAGCAGAAATTAGTGCTGTGGAGCAGGATATTATTACCTTTTATAGCAAGCAAAAAACCAATAAAAAGGAATTTAATTCGCTTCTAAAATCTCTTACTAGTATTCAAAAAAACTATGAAAGTAAATCTGAAGGTTTAATCGCCAATCATTTTATTACAGCTAACGCACCTTATATTCCTGAGGCTTATAGTACTGCTGAGGCCTATGTTGCTGGTAAGAAAGAAAATTATTTCAAGGCAATAGATTTTAGTAACCCAGTCTTACAAAGTTCTGTTTTCTTGACCGATAAATTAACGAATTATGTTTTCACAGCAGTACCACTTACCCTTAGCGGTACGGATGAATTAGAGCAAGAGGTAATCAAAAATGTAGATAGTATTTCTACTCCTTTGGGGAGTTTAACGGATGATTTTAAGTTTTATACGTATTATGAATTATGGAATACGGCAGTAGCCTATGATCATAATACTGTATCAGACTATATCTATACTAATTACTTAAAAGACTTAGCTATTGCCACAGAAAACGTAGAGGCAAAGAATACTATTGAAGCACATAATAGACTCCGAATTGGAGAAGTAGCACCAGAAATTACTTGGAAGACAGGAAAAGAGCTTAATAAACTTAGCGGTTTAGCTCCTGCAAAAAACTATGTCTTAATTTTCTGGAGTAGTACCTGTGGGCATTGTTTAAAAGAATTGCCTGCACTGCATAAAGAATTTAAAAACAAAACAGATCTTACCGTTTTAGCCGTAGGATTAGAAGATGAAATAGAAAATTGGGAAATTGAAGCTGCAAAATTACCTAATTTCAAACACGCCATTTCTTTAGGAAAATGGGATAGTGAATATGCTGAATTGTACGATGTACATGCTACACCAACCTATTACATATTGGATAGCGAAAAAAGAATTATCGCCAAGCCAGAAGATGATAAAGCAGCCGTAGAATTTCTAAAGAAAATCTACTAACTGCTTTTATTAGCTACACGATAGTACCGTGTTATAATGTTTTTAAATCCTTAATGGTTTTAAAAGCAATATCTACGTGTTCATCATCTACTAAGATGGTGAACTCATTGGTAGTAGAGATTACTTCATAAAGTACAATCCCCTCCCATGCCAAACGCTGAAAAATAAAATAATAAATTCCAGGAACGGTAACGTTTTCCGAAGGTAACTTCACGGTAATCGAAGACAAGTTTTCTGCTTTTTGAGTGCAGCGCTCTCCTTCAAATAATGCTTCAACAGTTTTATCTAAACTGTTGCTCACTACAATGTTTAATTCATTTACACCTCTTGAAGAAGTATAAAAAACATCCTTGTCTTTATTTACTTCTTTCAGCAACAAGCGCTGATTTTCTAAAAGACTATCCGATAATAAAAAAGTAAAATCAGTTAAGGAAGAACGCACTGTAATCTCACCAATATTTTTAAGTACTTTGATAATTTTGTGAGTTGCCCTAAACTCTAAGTCATCCGATAACCTTTTTAACGCCATTACAATGGCACCATTCCGAATGTCTTTCCCCAATTCGGCTTCAATCTCTGGCTTAACAATCCTAGATAATGAGGTAAGGTTAATAATTCCTTGTGCTAATGCACTTTGTAAAAAGGGTTTTTTCTTAATGTAATGTTCTACGACAGAAGATATTGTTTTCATGATTCCGGTTGTGAGACGCAAATATAACAAATTGTTATAAATAAAACAAATATTTAGAAATGATAAAAAGCATCTTCTATGTGATTGATTTCCAAGCCTCCTTTTTGTTGTACAATGGTAATAATATCAAAGCGAACTTCTACATCTAAATCATGAAAGGTTACATATTGATGTGCTGCAGCAATAAGAAGGTTTATTTTTTTTTGATGTATCAAATCAGATAGGTCGGCAATAAAGCCGGTATTTCTAGATTTCACTTCTACAATTACCAAAATATCTTTACTTCTCGCAATAATATCAACTTCAGCTTTTAGGTAGCGGTAATTTTTTTCCAGTATTGTATATCCATTTTTTTCCAGGTGTTTTACTGCTTGTTCTTCCCCTAATTTGCCAAAATCGTTATGAATTGCCATAAATTTTATCACTTTATTTCAATAATTACGCACTTCATCGAAAATATAGGCACTTAGACGTCCAAAACACCTAGTGCTACGTAATTTTATTGCTATTGTTGAGTTATATGTAATATACATAACATTTTACATATATGAATTCCCCCAAAATAACCAATTTTAGAACTTCAGTATGGAATACTTTATAAATTGTAATACCGCTCCGCTTAGTCCCTACACAACGCCATTGGACAAGCAAAGAGCAGAACATTTTTACCGAAGAATAGGACTTAGTGCCTCAGTAGCTACTATTGAAAGTGCGGTAGGCCAAACAGCAGAGTCTTTAGTAAATGCGATTATTAATGAAGCTACTTCTATGCCAGAAAGTGCCGCTCCCATATGGGCAGATTGGACACGAGCAGATTATCCTGAAGACAGTGAAACACGTAACCCTATTGTAAATGCGCAATATGAGGAATGGCGACAAACATATACTAGAGCAATTTTATCTAATAATTTAAGAGATCGATTAAGCTTTTTCTGGAGCAATCATTTTGTTACCGAATTAAGAAAATACGATGCTCCTACCTATTTATACCATTATACAAATTGCCTGCAGCGTAATGCTCTAGGGAATTTTAGAACATTTACAAGTGAGATTGGTCTTGACAATGCCATGCTTTATTATTTAGATGGTGTTTATAATAATGGAAACAACCCTAATGAAAACTATGGTCGTGAGCTTTACGAGCTATTTACCCTAGGAGAAGGAAACAATTATACAGAAGAAGACATTATAGAAACAGCACGTGCACTTACGGGTTACGTAGACCGGCCAGATATAGCTTGGTCTCCGGTAAATTTTGATCCAACAAAATTTGATG
Coding sequences within:
- a CDS encoding NAD(P)/FAD-dependent oxidoreductase; amino-acid sequence: MANKKFDVFVIGGGSAGQAVAKSCAEAGMSVAITERRDYGGTCPLRGCDPKKALLASTEVLEFAKHMNGNGIVKLPKLLWSDMQKFKKTFTKPIPKASKDSLKELGITVFSGAASFLSETTITVGDEIIEADKFVIATGLKPIELPIDGAALLKTSGDFLNLKKLPEHLVFVGGGYIGMEFAHMAARAGAKVTVIHSHERPLQGFDPDLVDTLVTYSEKIGIKFLFNAKVNKLKKGKNKFKVYYEHEDTIKHIKANIVFNTAGRVPAIDQLDLDKAKVSFSEKGIDVNEYLQNSKNNSVYACGDVTDHGLPLTSMTGPEANTVSANIIKGNKAKVHTPVIPSVVYTLPNLASVGLSEEEAKKRYKNVLVNHESAVDWFNARRINAPIYAYKILINERTKAIVGAHIIGPHAGETINLFSLAIRKEMTVDDMKAIVFTYPSWGYDVNRML
- a CDS encoding TlpA disulfide reductase family protein, yielding MKKILLLLSAFVVLSANAQHTISGTFTPAEDYTWLIAYRIKPGTQAYSADTAIQFGKATLAMPENAEPGMYRLVYAVPQEEYNFDVIYNGKEDIVFTFNSDDGATYTNSVENSTLSDYLAEISAVEQDIITFYSKQKTNKKEFNSLLKSLTSIQKNYESKSEGLIANHFITANAPYIPEAYSTAEAYVAGKKENYFKAIDFSNPVLQSSVFLTDKLTNYVFTAVPLTLSGTDELEQEVIKNVDSISTPLGSLTDDFKFYTYYELWNTAVAYDHNTVSDYIYTNYLKDLAIATENVEAKNTIEAHNRLRIGEVAPEITWKTGKELNKLSGLAPAKNYVLIFWSSTCGHCLKELPALHKEFKNKTDLTVLAVGLEDEIENWEIEAAKLPNFKHAISLGKWDSEYAELYDVHATPTYYILDSEKRIIAKPEDDKAAVEFLKKIY
- a CDS encoding aspartate kinase yields the protein MKTISSVVEHYIKKKPFLQSALAQGIINLTSLSRIVKPEIEAELGKDIRNGAIVMALKRLSDDLEFRATHKIIKVLKNIGEITVRSSLTDFTFLLSDSLLENQRLLLKEVNKDKDVFYTSSRGVNELNIVVSNSLDKTVEALFEGERCTQKAENLSSITVKLPSENVTVPGIYYFIFQRLAWEGIVLYEVISTTNEFTILVDDEHVDIAFKTIKDLKTL
- the mfd gene encoding transcription-repair coupling factor, producing the protein MSQKIIQQLYEQSPQLQKLRTAISNFEHTKGTINIKGLIGSSLSFVLTDAFKTAKQPFLLIFNDKEEAAYHLNDLEQMIGEKDVLFYPGSYRRPYQIEETDNANVLLRAEVLNRINSRKKPAVIVTYPDALFEKVVTRRELDKNTLKIKIEDSLSLDFLNEVLFEYKFKRVDFVTEPGEFSVRGGIVDVFSFSNDEPYRLEFFGDEVESIRTFDVETQLSLEKLNKITIIPNVENKFLDESRESFLQYIASNTLIFNSDIDILLDRLDSFFEKATEAFSKLSTEIKHAEPKALFVDSTLFKKELEAFSLIIGGNPSQKSIQEEIQFNTRPQPSFNKKFDLLIESLNEQEKAGFTNYIFCSTEQQAQRFHDIFDEVGKKVHYKTVVYSLFQGFIDVDLKITCFTDHQIFERYHKFHVKNGYSKKQAITLKELTRLDIGDYVTHMDHGVGKFGGLQKIDVEGKKQEAIKLVYGERDILYVSIHSLHKISKFTGKDGTPPKIYKLGSGAWKKVKEKAKSRVKKIAFDLIQVYAKRRSEKGFQYAPDGYLQHELEASFIYEDTPDQSKATEDIKRDMESERPMDRLICGDVGFGKTEVAIRAAFKAVANGKQVAVLVPTTILAFQHSRTFSERLKDMPVTVDYLNRFRTAKEKKETLEKLADGKVDIIIGTHQLVNKNVRFKDLGLLIVDEEQKFGVAVKDKLKSIKENVDVLTLTATPIPRTLQFSLMAARDLSVINTAPPNRYPIQSDVIRFSEETIRDAVSYEIQRGGQVFFIHNRVENIKEVAGLLQRLVPDAKIGIGHGQMDGKKLESLMLAFINGEFDVLVSTTIIESGLDVSNANTIFINNANNFGLSDLHQMRGRVGRSNKKAFCYFITPPYEVMTSDARKRIEALEQFTELGSGFNIAMKDLEIRGAGDILGGEQSGFINDIGFDAYQKILAEAVDELKENEFKDLYEEIDGHEYEKVFVKETQIDADFELLFPDDYINNITERLNLYTALNQITDEDGLKKFEVDLIDRFGELPIEAEDLLNSVRIKWIANAIGLEKIVMKQGKMIGYFIADQQSAFYQSANFTSVLQFVQAHPKLCKIKEKQTRNGLRLLLVFENIRSIDKAYLAMQPFEKENKLASN
- a CDS encoding YraN family protein, whose protein sequence is MAIHNDFGKLGEEQAVKHLEKNGYTILEKNYRYLKAEVDIIARSKDILVIVEVKSRNTGFIADLSDLIHQKKINLLIAAAHQYVTFHDLDVEVRFDIITIVQQKGGLEINHIEDAFYHF